One stretch of Centroberyx gerrardi isolate f3 chromosome 13, fCenGer3.hap1.cur.20231027, whole genome shotgun sequence DNA includes these proteins:
- the LOC144542174 gene encoding E3 ubiquitin/ISG15 ligase TRIM25-like has product MAQQGIQLDGAKLCCSICLDLLKDPVTIPCGHSYCMSCIKSCWDEEDQKKIHRCPQCRQTFTPRPVLGKNTMLAELVEDLKKTGLQAAPPDRCYAGPGDVACDVCTGRKLKALKFCLVCLASYCEQHLQPHYDVAPLKKHKLVEATMKLQENFCSHHDKVMKIFCRTDQQCICYLCSMDEHKGHDTVSAAAEWTERQKELGVSRQKIQQRIQNREKDVKVLQQEVKAINLSADKAVEDSEKIFTELVRLIEKRSSDVKEQIRSRQKAEASRAEELQEKLKQEIAELRRKDAELEQLSHTEDHTHFLHNYPSLSRLSEYTDSPGTNIRPLRYFEDVTAAVSETRDKLQGILTEEWTKISWTVTEVDVLLSQPREPKTRAEFLQYSCQITLDPNTANTRLSLSEGNRKVTFMREVQLYSSHPDRFTECCQVLSREGLTGRCYWEVEWRGSGVSIAVTYKNVIRRGNKCYFGCNEKSWELEYFKNGYEFSHNNITTSIPGPLSSRVGVYLDHRAGILSFYSISETMTLLHRVQTTFTQPLYPGFSFLVLGATAELC; this is encoded by the coding sequence ATGGCGCAGCAAGGAATTCAGCTGGACGGAGCAAAACTCTGCTGTTCGATCtgtctggatctactgaaggatccggtgactattccctgtgggcacagctactgcatgagctgtattaaAAGCTGCTGGGATGAAGAGGATCAGAAGAAAATCCACCGCTGCCCCCAGTGCAGACAGACCTTCACACCAAGGCCTGTCCTGGGGAAAAATACCATGTTAGCAGAGTTGGTGGAGGACCTCAAGAAGACAGGACTCcaagctgctcctcctgatcGCTGCTATGCCGGACCTGGAGATGTGGCCTGTGATGTCTGCACTGGGAGAAAGCTGAAAGCCCTCAAGTTCtgtctggtgtgtctggcctcttactgtgagcagcacctccagcctcactaTGATGTAGCTCCATTAAAGAAACACAAGCTGGTCGAAGCCACCATGAAGCTTCAAGAGAACTTCTGCTCTCATCATGACAAGGTGATGAAGATTTTCTGCCGTACTGATCAGCAGTGTATCTGTTATCTCTGCTCCATGGATGAACATAAAGGCCACGACAcagtctcagctgcagcagaatggactgagaggcagaaagagctcGGGGTGAGTCGGCAAAAAATCCAGCAGAGAAtccagaacagagagaaagacgtgaAGGTGCTTCAACAGGAGGTGAAGGCTATCAATCTCTCTGCTGATAAAGCAGTGGAGGACAGTGAGAAGATCTTCACTGAGCTGGTCCGTCTCATTGAGAAAAGAAGCTCTGATGTGAAGGAGCAGATCAGATCCCGGCAGAAAGCGGAAGCGAGTCGGGCCGAAGAACttcaggagaagctgaagcaggagattgctgagctgaggaggaaagacgctgagctggagcagctctcacacacagaggatcacaCCCATTTTCTACACAATTACCCCTCGCTGTCACGTCTCAGTGAATATACAGACTCACCCGGCACCAATATCCGTCCTCTGCGCTACTTTGAGgatgtgactgcagctgtgtcagAGACCAGAGATAAACTACAGGGCATTCTTACAGAGGAATGGACTAAGATCTCATGGacagtgactgaagtggatgTTTTACTGTCACAACCAAGAGAGCCCAAGACCAGAGCTGAATTCTTACAATATTCATGTCAAATCACACTggatccaaacacagcaaacacacgtCTGTCATTATCTGAGGGGAACAGAAAAGTAACATTTATGAGGGAAGTACAGTTATATTCTAGTCACCCAGACAGATTCACTGAATGTTGTCAGGTCCTGAgtagagagggtctgactggacgttgttactgggaggtggagtggaggggGAGTGGAGTTTCAATAGCAGTCACATATAAGAATGTTATCAGAAGAGGGAATAAATGTTATTTTGGATGCAATGAAAAGTCTTGGGAactagaatattttaaaaatggttATGAATTCAGTCATAACAATATCACAACTTCTATCCCAGGTCCTCTGTCCTCCAGAGTAGGAGTGTACCTGGATCACAGAGCAGGTATTCTGTCTTTCTACAGCATCTCTGAAACCatgactctcctccacagagtccagaccacattcactcagcctctctatcctggattttcatttttggttttGGGAGCCACTGCTGAGTTGTGTTAG
- the LOC139916603 gene encoding E3 ubiquitin/ISG15 ligase TRIM25-like encodes MAQQGIQLDETKFCCSICLDLLKDPVTIPCGHSYCMSCIESCWDEEDQKKIHSCPQCRQTFTPRPVLMKNTMLAELVEDLKKTGLQAAPPDRCYAGPGDVACDVCTGRKLKAIKSCLMCPASYCEQHLQPHYDVAPLKKHKLVEATMKLQENICSRHDEVMKIFCRTDQQCICYLCSMDEHKGHDTVSAAAEWTERQKELGVSRQKIQQRIQNRKKDVKVLQQEVKAINLSADKAVEDSEKIFTELVRLIEKRSSDVKEQIRSRQKAEASRAEELQEKLKQEIAELRRKDAELEQLSHTEDHTHFLHNYPSLSRLSESTDSPGTNIRPLRYFEDVTAAVSETRDKLQGILTVEWPKISWTVTEVDVLLPQPEPKTRAEFLQYSRQITLDPNTADTNLLLSEGKRKATCVEEEQLYSRHPDRFTQCCQVLSREGLTGRCYWEVEWRGKAVSIAVSYKDISRRGNKCQFGCNDKSWEIDYFKNGYEFRHNNITTSIPGPLSSRVGVYLDHRAGILSFYSVSETMTLLHRVQTTFTQPLHPGFSFLVLGATAELCKLK; translated from the coding sequence ATGGCGCAGCAAGGAATTCAGCTGGACGAGACAAAATTCTGCTGTTCGATCtgtctggatctactgaaggatccggtgactattccctgtgggcacagctactgcatgagctgtattGAAAGCTGCTGGGATGAAGAGGAtcagaagaaaatccacagctGCCCCCAGTGCAGACAGACCTTCACACCAAGGCCTGTCCTGATGAAAAATACCATGTTAGCAGAGTTGGTGGAGGACTTGAAGAAGACAGGACTCcaagctgctcctcctgatcGCTGCTATGCCGGACCTGGAGATGTGGCCTGTGATGTCTGCACTGGGAGAAAGCTGAAAGCCATCAAGTCCTGTCTGATGTGTCCGGCCTCTTACTGtgagcagcacctccagcctcactaTGATGTAGCTCCATTAAAGAAACACAAGCTGGTCGAAGCCACCATGAAGCTTCAGGAGAACATCTGCTCTCGTCATGATGAGGTGATGAAGATTTTCTGCCGTACTGATCAGCAGTGTATCTGTTATCTCTGCTCCATGGATGAACATAAAGGCCACGACAcagtctcagctgcagcagaatggactgagaggcagaaagagctcGGGGTGAGTCGGCAAAAAATCCAGCAGAGAATccagaacagaaagaaagacgtGAAGGTGCTTCAACAGGAGGTGAAGGCTATCAATCTCTCTGCTGATAAAGCAGTGGAGGACAGCGAGAAGATCTTCACTGAGCTGGTCCGTCTCATTGAAAAAAGAAGCTCTGATGTGAAGGAGCAGATCAGATCCCGGCAGAAAGCGGAAGCGAGTCGGGCCGAAGAACttcaggagaagctgaagcaggagattgctgagctgaggaggaaagacgctgagctggagcagctctcacacacagaggatcacaCCCATTTTCTACACAATTACCCCTCGCTGTCACGTCTCAGTGAATCTACAGACTCACCCGGCACCAATATCCGTCCTCTGCGCTACTTTGAGgatgtgactgcagctgtgtcagAGACCAGAGATAAACTACAGGGCATTCTTACAGTGGAATGGCCTAAGATCTCATGGacagtgactgaagtggatgTTTTACTGCCACAACCAGAGCCCAAGACCAGAGCTGAATTCTTACAATATTCACGTCAAATCACACTGGATccaaacacagcagacacaaaTCTGTTGTTATctgaggggaagagaaaagcaACATGTGTGGAAGAAGAACAGTTATATTCTCGTCACCCAGACAGATTCACTCAATGTTGTCAGGTCCTGAgtagagagggtctgactggacgttgttactgggaggtggagtggaggggGAAGGCAGTTTCAATAGCAGTCTCATATAAGGATATTAGCAGAAGAGGGAATAAATGTCAATTTGGATGCAATGACAAGTCTTGGGAAATagattattttaaaaatggttATGAATTCAGACATAACAATATCACAACTTCCATCCCAGGCCCTCTGTCCTCCAGAGTAGGAGTGTACCTGGATCACAGAGCAGgtattctgtccttctacagcgtctctgaaaccatgactctcctccacagagtccagaccACATTCACTCAGCCACTCCATCctggattttcatttttggttttGGGAGCCACTGCTGAGTTGTGTAAGCTCAAGTAG
- the LOC139916601 gene encoding tripartite motif-containing protein 16-like, translating into MKVLQQEVKAINLSADKAVEDSEKIFTELVRLIEKRSSDVKEQIRSRQKAEASRAEELQEKLKQEIAELRRKDAELEQLSHTEDHTHFLHNYPSLSRLSEYTDSPGTNIRPLRYFEDVTAAMSEARDKLQGILTEEWTKISLTVTEVDVLLPQPEPKTRAEFLQYACQITLDPNTANGHLSLSEGNRKATSGRLEQLCARHPARFTKSTQVLSREGLTGRCYWEVEWSGKGVLIAVAYNNVNRQWNERVFGSDEKSWALEFVDNNYIFRHGITTNLIRGPLSSRVGVYLDHRAGILSFYSVSETMTLLHRVQTTFTQPLHPGFWFRYCYGDTVELCKLK; encoded by the coding sequence atgaagGTGCTTCAACAGGAGGTGAAGGCTATCAATCTCTCTGCTGATAAAGCAGTGGAGGACAGCGAGAAGATCTTCACTGAGCTGGTCCGTCTCATTGAGAAAAGAAGCTCTGATGTGAAGGAGCAGATCAGATCCCGGCAGAAAGCGGAAGCGAGTCGGGCCGAAGAACttcaggagaagctgaagcaggagatcgctgagctgaggaggaaagacgctgagctggagcagctctcacacacagaggatcacaCCCATTTTCTACACAATTACCCCTCGCTGTCACGTCTCAGTGAATATACAGACTCACCTGGCACCAATATCCGTCCTCTGCGCTACTTTGAGGATGTGACTGCGGCTATGTCAGAGGCCAGAGATAAACTACAGGGCATTCTTACAGAGGAATGGACTAAGATCTCATTGacagtgactgaagtggatgTTTTACTGCCACAACCAGAGCCCAAGACCAGAGCTGAATTCTTACAATATGCATGTCAAATCACACTggatccaaacacagcaaacgGACATCTGTCATTATCTGAGGGGAACAGAAAAGCAACATCAGGGAGACTAGAACAGTTATGTGCTAGACACCCAGCCAGATTCACTAAAAGTACTCAGGTCCTGAgtagagagggtctgactggacgttgttactgggaggtggagtggagcgGGAAGGGAGTTTTAATAGCAGTCGCATATAACAATGTTAACAGACAATGGAATGAACGTGTATTTGGAAGCGATGAAAAGTCTTGGGCATTAGAATTTGTTGACAATAATTATATATTCAGACATGGCATTACCACAAATCTCATCCGAGGCCCTCTGTCCTCCAGAGTAGGAGTGTACCTGGATCACAGAGCAGgtattctgtccttctacagcgtCTCTGAAACAatgactctcctccacagagtccagaccACATTCACTCAGCCTCTCCATCCTGGATTTTGGTTTCGTTATTGTTATGGAGACACTGTTGAGTTGTGTAAGCTCAAGTAG